The stretch of DNA GCGATCGAAGCCTGCGTCGCCCTGACCTCGGCGTCGGTGCGCGCGGCGAGTCGCTTCCCCGCTGCGGCTACGCCGAGAGCGGCGGCGACCCGCTCGGTCAGCGAGCCGATGCTGGCGATGCTGCGCTTCGCAGGGAGCACCACGACCGGGATGCCCGCCTCACGCATCTGCAGGATCACGTTCCACGGCCCGAGCGAGGTGTCGGTCAGGATGACCGTCGGGTCGAGCGCCAGGATCTTCTCCGCGATCAACTCGTGACCCTGCCCGGTCACCAGCGGCAGCCTGGCCGCCTCGGCGAACTGGGTGGAGACGTCCCGGCCCACCACGTCCTCGCCGAGGCCGAGGTCGAAGACCGTCTGCGCGAGGGTGCCGTAGATGTCCAGGGCCAGGATCCGACCGGTGTCCTCAATCGTCACTCTCGTCCCCTGCGCGTCTGTCACGGTGACCGGCAGGTCCTGGACGGGGCTCAGCTCGATGGGGTCGATCGCCTGGTCGGGAAGGCCTGCGTGGACCGCGCCGTCGTAAGACTTGGGATCGGCCAGTGGCTTCACCTGCGAGAGGGGCACGGTGACGGCGTCGCGGCCGCCTTCACCGGCGGCTGCCTCGCCATGGCCTCCGACAGGCGGAACGCTGCCGCAGGCGGTGAACGCGAGGAGGAGCAGCAGCACGGCGATCACCGCTCGGGCGATAGCGGGGCGGGAGAAGTGCGCGGCGGGCACGAATCGTCCTTCGTTCCAGGGAGTCTTGTTAGGTAAACCTAAAAGAGATTAGCCTTACCTAAGTCGGAGCTTGTCACGCGTGCTGACACTGTGTCAACATCTTCTCGACAGTTCGTCGAGAAAGCTCGAAGACCAACGCAGGGAGTTCCATGTCCGTCGCACAGATCGACCCCTCCGCCGTGCTCTCCGCCGCCATGCGCGACGGATCCCGCGCCGAGCACGAGGCGGCCGAGGGCTCGAGCTTCATGGCGGAGCTCCTGGCCGGTCGCGTCAACGCCACCGGCTACGCGGAGTACCTGCGTCGCCTGCGACCGGTCTACGCGGCGATGGAGTCGCTGGCCCGCGACCAGCGCGAGGACCCGATCGTCGCGGCGGTCCACGACCCGGCGCTGGATCGACTGGCGGCCCTCGACGCCGACCTGGACCACTGGGCACCGGGCGAGCCGCGGGAGACCGACTCCCCCGCGGCGCAGGCCTATCGCGCACGGGTGCAGGCCTCCGGCTCCTGGGGCGGGCTGCTGGTCGCGCACCACTACACGCGCTACCTCGGTGATCTCTCCGGGGGACAGGCCATCGGCCGCATCCTCGACCGCTCCTTCGACCTCGACGGGCGGGGCATCGCGTTCTACGACTTCCCCGCCATCCCCAAGCCCAAGCCGTACAAGGACGCCTACCGCGCGCGCCTGGACGCGCTGGCTCTCGCCGCGGAGGAGGTCGACCGCGTCGTCGCCGAGGTGAAGGTCGCCTTCGCCCTCAACCAGGAGCTCTTCGCCGAGCTCGGCGAGGGGCTCGGGGCCTACCGGCGCTGAGCCCCCGTGTCCGGCGATGGCGGCGCAGCCAGCCGGCGGTCGAGACCCGCGCGGCCACCCGCCATCATCCGGGCGTGGTTCCAGCGCAGGAACGGGCGGCCCAACGTGGCGGCCGGCGCCAGCCAGCCGTGCACCGTCACGCTCTGCTCCCAGGTCAGCTCCGTGTTCTCGCCGTACGAGGTGAGCGTCCACCGCACGTAGCCCTCGAGATGGCCGCCGATCCCCACCTCGATGGTGGGGAGCTCCCTGCTGATCGCGTGCAGTCGCAGCTCCAACGTGTAGGG from Nocardioides sp. BP30 encodes:
- a CDS encoding biliverdin-producing heme oxygenase; protein product: MSVAQIDPSAVLSAAMRDGSRAEHEAAEGSSFMAELLAGRVNATGYAEYLRRLRPVYAAMESLARDQREDPIVAAVHDPALDRLAALDADLDHWAPGEPRETDSPAAQAYRARVQASGSWGGLLVAHHYTRYLGDLSGGQAIGRILDRSFDLDGRGIAFYDFPAIPKPKPYKDAYRARLDALALAAEEVDRVVAEVKVAFALNQELFAELGEGLGAYRR
- a CDS encoding SRPBCC family protein yields the protein MTRPYDFAERWTVPASPDRVREVLIDLEHYPQWWPQVVAVAKLGEDDAVVLCRSVLPYTLELRLHAISRELPTIEVGIGGHLEGYVRWTLTSYGENTELTWEQSVTVHGWLAPAATLGRPFLRWNHARMMAGGRAGLDRRLAAPPSPDTGAQRR
- a CDS encoding heme/hemin ABC transporter substrate-binding protein → MPAAHFSRPAIARAVIAVLLLLLAFTACGSVPPVGGHGEAAAGEGGRDAVTVPLSQVKPLADPKSYDGAVHAGLPDQAIDPIELSPVQDLPVTVTDAQGTRVTIEDTGRILALDIYGTLAQTVFDLGLGEDVVGRDVSTQFAEAARLPLVTGQGHELIAEKILALDPTVILTDTSLGPWNVILQMREAGIPVVVLPAKRSIASIGSLTERVAAALGVAAAGKRLAARTDAEVRATQASIAKVAPRTVQDKLRTIFLYVRGQSGIYYLFGDGSGAGSLIDAVGGYDVAHEIGWSGMKPVTDEAIISAQPELILMMTDGLASVGGVDGLLKRLPALAQTPAGRHHRVVDMTDSAILGYGPRTPQVLNSLAVAIYAPQPSGVTK